AGTTCCAGCTCAACTAGTTTTGACCAGCAGGATGTTACTCTTCCATTATAGTAATGCATAACACAGTCCAGATTTTGTAATCACACAGCACAATCCTTTAGCATTCCTCTTATCATGaattaaacaattttttcaCCACCAAAACAAATGCCGCACCACATCCAATAGAACTAACAATTATTAAATATCATACAAATCAAGGAGCACAGGAGTACAATCTGATGTTATCTGAATGGAGGTTTCCATCAGAGCCCCTTTACAATATGCTGTATACTGCAACACAATGAGAATCAAAtgcaggggaaaaaaaaaaagaagagaaaagaatcAAATGCACTTACTGAAGGGGGCATATACATaataatgattaaaattatagattagaTATTAACAGATTTTTTAGTATGCTACCGTTATCTACCGGCAACTCTTGAGAAGGTAGGAGGACGGGCTGGAAAGGCTCACCGATGTCCCTGCAATACCTATTTTCTTTGTTTCAGTTCTGGCTGGCATGGCGCATCCACTAAAATCTAGAACTCGGGCCTCTGCCTATTAACATAAAAGAATTTTGTCAACATGATAGCCACGGAATGACTAATTGGGTGTTATTAGAGATAACAATTGAATCCGCACATCGTATAGCTTACACAAGTCGATAAGTTACAACTAGAAACCAAATTGGCTTGCTCAGTTTTATGCATGgctaaacatttttatattgttataaATATGTTGACAAAAACTGAAAGATAGATGTTTTAGAGGCTGTACCAAACTACCAATGGACTCCAAGGTctgaaaagtgaaaaaccacGACAAATCTTATTGTCAAaagatttttgatttattaaacTACAGTTCATGCAACTTCAATAATTCAATGGACAACATAGATAACAGTTACTGTCTACCTAAAAATAAGGTCAATCAAGGTCCAGCACGAGGGTCAAAACTGAATCTCAAGTATGAAATTGAGATCACCATGAAACTTCAGGGACTTGCTACAATTGAAACTTAGGACAATTTATAACCCAAAATATAGTGGAGTACCGTGACTTTAGGTGGCATATCAAATACCTTCATCGACTGGTCTTTCTCTTTCGGGAAAATTTTCTTGTCTGATTTCCTTTCCTCAAGACCAATCCTGGGGCTTCCACTAGCCAACACCTCATGGGCTTCAGCCACAGCTGCAGCAGTGTGCTCGCTCAACTGCCTCATCAGCCCGATGGCATCATAGGTTCCATCTCCTCCAGGACTCATCAAGTACCCAATATCCTGTCAAAGTATAGAAGAACAGAGACCAGAAAtgtcaatattaaaaaattgattagaAATTCGGAAGTTCTCAATATTAATGATTTAAAGTAAATCATCGCACATAACAGTTAGGAGAGGCATTGcataaagaatattaaaattcTATAGAACACCGAAGAATATGACTTGGATGCGTACAGAAAAGCCACTTTTCCTATACCTGATATGTCATGTCTGTCTCAATTCTTGGTGCAAGGAGTACTGAGTTCATGAACCAAGGTGACTTCCAGGCAGAAGGAGATTCTATTCCTCGTTTGATGCTTGGGGTGTCAGCAAGTCTAGCAAGAGTAAGGCCACACTTAGAGGGAGtacagagaataaaaaaatgtggGCTGCATATTAATACAAGGATCACAGATCGCACAATGTGCGTCACTGATAATATCAAATTACAGAAAGTATTGTAAGTTAAGAAACCTGCAGCATCAcatagaaaaataagaaattggATAACGAGGTGAAGGGTTGCATATATTCATCTTACATGTTTAGATTCTCAAAATCTACATCAATTGATGAGCCAAAGTTCTCAACTTTAACCTCTGTTGGTTGTATAGATTGTATAGAAGTAGCAGGTAATGGAGGCTGGCCTTCCCATTTACCAACACTAGGAGAAAGGACAGAAATGAAGTTCAACTGGGAGGTGGAGCAGCATTTGTCTGATGTAAAGTCCAAGGGTCTGAATTGATGTTTTGAATACTTTGCACCGGTTTTTGAATACCCAGGATATGAACCACTTTCAGGAGAAAACATTAAGAGGTCATTAACGTTATATTCAACGAGAATTCCAGCATGCTGCTGCATAGAAAATTCATGGACAAACAGCTGTCAAAATAGTGAACAATGCAAGGGACAAAGACGAAATCTCAGTTCCATGCATAAATTCGGTATTAATGTGTTGGCATTATATTTTGATGAACTATTGGACGATTGCAAAAAGAtgtcaaaaatagaaaaaatgaaTCGGGCACCATAAAGCCGTTAAGAAGTACAGATGAAATATGGGAATAATGACAAAAGAGCAAAAGCAGGTATTATCACCAGTAGATACAAGTATAgagaataattattttgtacattAGTTTTCTGTGTTTCACAATTTTCCATGTAAAATGAACCAGAGTGTCTCGTCAATAATGAACAGATGCTTCAGTAGTCTCATTTTGTCTGTAATAGCTACTATGTCTGGTATAATATTCATCTGGTATTTTAGAGATGTGTGTCTATTACTTCTACTAAGCGTCTGttttccaaaataaaacaaaataggcTGATATTGCTCTTGTACTTATTTGATGACATCCAAATAATGTTTATGATATTCATCAATGATGAGAATCCTGCAACAGTAATCCAAACTTAGGATATTTTATTATGAATTATTGGGTTATTTTGGTGAGATGCTTGCTTGGATATATCTTTCAAAGGTTGTAGCAAAAATTTTTCAAtgaatttcctttttttgaaaTGTTAGGGATATAACTTTCATTGAAAAACAattaatgaataaattatagaaaaataaattacttaCTTTTTATATTGGTAAAGTATTTAGACCTGGCTAGAACCAATTAGCATCATCACACACTATGATGCAGAAATGGCTAGTGAGAGAGCATATGCAAGTAGTCAGTATTGTGACATTGTTTAACAAAATAAAGAGTTATTTCATTCTTCAGTTGCAAGTTATCTGGGTGTGATTCATAATCAAAGACATTAAAGGCCACAAAGCACTTACTTCCTCTTCTGTAGAATTTGAATCAATTTTCCAAGCTGAAGCAGATGTAGACATATCTTGTCTCGCCATAGTTTCAGACCTAATCGAACTAGGTTCTTCAACAGTAATCTTCTCATCCTCGGAAACATCTTTATCTTTTCTGTATCCAGATGCATTGCATAAATCTTCCATTCTTTCAGCAGAAACTTCTTCTTTCATTCTCTCACAATTTGACGAAGATCCACAAGcaaaattttcagcttttgcaTCACCAATACATGAATCTGCAAACTGGGCTGTCAAGGATATACTCGAGGATATAGCAAACAATTCACAATCCACAGTAATCCCAGTCTTTTTATCCGCTCTATGATCATTCGAAGGAGATAACAATTCGCGCTGCCTTTTCTTCATAATCGAAGGGGTGCATATGAAGCTTTTAGCAGCACTCTTGAGTACAAAATCTGGACTCTCATCATGAGATGGCGAATCCGAGAAGCTGAATGGATTAGAGAAGTTCATTGATGACCTCATCAGTTGTCGAATTCCAAGCGGACTAAAATCCTGCTGGAGATCGTCTGATGATGATATGAGATCGCAGCTGACAAATGGAATATCCAAGCTCGGAAATCGGGGCGGTTCATAGAATAGTGCTCCATTATCCTTTTGTTCCTCATTTACCACCATTTGCTTTCCATCTGATAGTGCATCAATTTCCTTAAGAACTCCATCATCAGGACATGTAATTTGCACTAAATTGTTGGTCTCTGGAAAAATATGATTTCTCTCAGTTTCATCACTCTTCCCTGTCGATTTACCATCATTTGGGCAAATAAAAGAGGGATGAACTACAGTCGTCAAACTCTGGTAATATGATGAGTCTAGCATACTAGATGATGAAACATGGTATAAGGGGGATGTGTAAGAACCAAAATTTCTATGAGGTTCAAAAGAATATGCATCATGTTGGCAACTTATACCTGAGAGATGACCACTATTTGTCATATCTGGTGTACTAATAGTATACTGTAGGGAATTATCTTGGCAAAAGTCTGACGGAAAACTATGATCACTGCTAGTGACAGAAGCCGGCACTTTTGGTCCTCTGAGTTCCTCATTTTCAATGTAGAAATTGCTGGATGTTCCATTATATTCCAGGTACTTTTTGGTATCTTCTACTAAGCTATCATCAGGCATTTGTTGTAAGGCCATATGGGTATTAATTCTTTGAGAAACTTCAACCTCATTATCTACATCTCGAGCCTCTTCCAATGCAGAACGTTCATGTGGTACATTGGGTAATTCACGTGTGATTTCCTCAATTGAATTCTGATACTCTTGGGGACAGAATGAGAAATCATAATCTTGCACTTCAAAATCATTATGTATAGGCTTTACTTCCAAATCATCACAAATTGGATCTGCATTACTCAATTCACAACTGGATTGAGAGCGAGGAACTAAGGCAGACGAGGCTTGACTACACTCGGACAAATCTTCAATTTCTTGCCTGAATTTATAGCCACTATCTTCACTGTTTTGTCTAGTTACAGAAGATGTGGGGATATGGTGGGAAGGATTTTCTATATGAGATAAGCCCTGAAATTGTGAAAGTAAACCCGACGCTGAATAGGAGTCCAA
The Ananas comosus cultivar F153 unplaced genomic scaffold, ASM154086v1, whole genome shotgun sequence genome window above contains:
- the LOC109706342 gene encoding myb-related protein 3R-1-like, whose amino-acid sequence is MESDKETVSERGEASTSVAAHQGSCNNAQRRRPLNGRTTGPTRRSTKGQWTPEEDAILCNAVQRFNGKNWKKIAECFLDRTDVQCLHRWQKVLNPELVKGPWSKQEDEIIIQMVKKYGPKKWSTISQALPGRIGKQCRERWHNHLNPAINKEAWTQDEEIALIHAHQIYGNKWAELTKFLPGRTDNAIKNHWNSSVKKKLDSYSASGLLSQFQGLSHIENPSHHIPTSSVTRQNSEDSGYKFRQEIEDLSECSQASSALVPRSQSSCELSNADPICDDLEVKPIHNDFEVQDYDFSFCPQEYQNSIEEITRELPNVPHERSALEEARDVDNEVEVSQRINTHMALQQMPDDSLVEDTKKYLEYNGTSSNFYIENEELRGPKVPASVTSSDHSFPSDFCQDNSLQYTISTPDMTNSGHLSGISCQHDAYSFEPHRNFGSYTSPLYHVSSSSMLDSSYYQSLTTVVHPSFICPNDGKSTGKSDETERNHIFPETNNLVQITCPDDGVLKEIDALSDGKQMVVNEEQKDNGALFYEPPRFPSLDIPFVSCDLISSSDDLQQDFSPLGIRQLMRSSMNFSNPFSFSDSPSHDESPDFVLKSAAKSFICTPSIMKKRQRELLSPSNDHRADKKTGITVDCELFAISSSISLTAQFADSCIGDAKAENFACGSSSNCERMKEEVSAERMEDLCNASGYRKDKDVSEDEKITVEEPSSIRSETMARQDMSTSASAWKIDSNSTEEEQHAGILVEYNVNDLLMFSPESGSYPGYSKTGAKYSKHQFRPLDFTSDKCCSTSQLNFISVLSPSVGKWEGQPPLPATSIQSIQPTEVKVENFGSSIDVDFENLNILADTPSIKRGIESPSAWKSPWFMNSVLLAPRIETDMTYQDIGYLMSPGGDGTYDAIGLMRQLSEHTAAAVAEAHEVLASGSPRIGLEERKSDKKIFPKEKDQSMKAEARVLDFSGCAMPARTETKKIGIAGTSVSLSSPSSYLLKSCR